From Desulfobacterales bacterium, the proteins below share one genomic window:
- a CDS encoding ArsA-related P-loop ATPase gives MFRPIVNSDGPKVIVNCGSGGVGKTTISAAIGLMGALSGKKTIVLTIDPARRLADAMGLAEFDADVQQVPLEQSPKLPEPAPGGELYAMMLESKRTFDDLVIRYAAPEISKKILNNRYYQYISNNMAGSHEYMAMEKLYEIYHQGAYDLIVLDTPPTRRALDFLEAPQRMLNLLGHSFFWKLVKPYMKVSRWGFRMFNLMASPILRVVGQVVGKQVLKDLIGFFQVWDEVLYQGFRQRAEAVKTLLAGDEALFFAISTPQRLPMREAEFFWERLQANRLPFGGFVVNRVHELSREEAVSLTEEPVGGEICRGASIDRHLHEKLTAVYQNLLQQAQSDAAAIRALSDKVGDPSKIRTLPLAEEAIMDMAGLYGLVLNLKAD, from the coding sequence ATGTTTCGTCCGATAGTCAATTCAGACGGTCCCAAAGTTATTGTCAACTGCGGCAGCGGCGGAGTGGGTAAAACCACCATTTCTGCCGCCATCGGGCTGATGGGGGCGCTTTCCGGCAAAAAAACCATCGTTTTGACAATTGATCCGGCCAGGCGCCTGGCCGATGCCATGGGCCTGGCTGAATTTGATGCGGATGTCCAGCAGGTCCCGCTGGAGCAGTCGCCGAAGCTGCCTGAACCCGCGCCCGGTGGCGAATTGTATGCTATGATGCTTGAGTCCAAGCGCACATTTGACGATCTGGTCATCCGCTATGCCGCCCCGGAGATCAGCAAAAAGATTCTGAATAACCGGTATTATCAGTATATATCCAACAACATGGCCGGCTCGCACGAATACATGGCCATGGAAAAGCTCTATGAGATCTACCATCAGGGGGCCTATGATCTGATTGTGCTTGATACCCCGCCCACCCGGCGCGCGCTTGATTTTCTGGAGGCGCCCCAGCGTATGCTGAATCTGTTGGGGCACAGCTTTTTCTGGAAACTGGTCAAGCCGTACATGAAAGTCAGCCGGTGGGGCTTTCGCATGTTCAACCTCATGGCCTCCCCTATTCTCCGGGTGGTCGGCCAGGTGGTGGGCAAGCAGGTATTAAAGGATCTGATCGGGTTCTTTCAGGTCTGGGACGAGGTACTTTATCAGGGGTTCCGGCAGCGGGCCGAGGCGGTCAAGACCCTGCTTGCCGGTGATGAGGCCCTGTTTTTCGCCATTTCTACCCCGCAGCGGCTGCCCATGCGCGAGGCTGAATTCTTCTGGGAGCGACTTCAGGCAAATCGCCTGCCGTTTGGCGGATTTGTTGTCAACCGCGTGCATGAACTCAGCCGGGAGGAGGCGGTTTCTTTAACGGAAGAACCGGTAGGCGGTGAGATCTGCCGCGGCGCCTCCATTGACAGGCACCTTCACGAAAAATTAACGGCGGTTTATCAGAATCTGCTGCAGCAGGCGCAAAGCGATGCCGCCGCCATTCGGGCACTATCAGATAAGGTGGGGGATCCCTCCAAAATCAGAACCCTTCCGCTGGCAGAAGAGGCGATTATGGACATGGCGGGATTGTATGGGCTGGTTTTAAATTTGAAAGCCGATTAA